A section of the Cutibacterium granulosum genome encodes:
- a CDS encoding polysaccharide pyruvyl transferase family protein has translation MTRVALLHAYSPRNSGDGLLVQEALTFIHESLGSEVDIDLFASRAEDFAELRLPRTTCISTKPTRHGLSRDYLRRISHLDSYDLVVGVGGAYLRFGQPIEALKSWLVHVPQLYLASRTTTPTVYLPQSCGPFGPLSRHVVPRMMSRMDHAWLRDDRSIAQCRMDHAHRAPDCALLSLNRIQLPFDDMALPIVGSRTLRGHANQSVAELARLVGPVDGLVQSAVGANNDAPTTSRIATGELFDQAGLQALDRARVVVSVRLHGAIMALAAGHYVVHLSYERKGFGAFEDLGLTEYVHNVYSFSPATVANQVRALQQSPAARSRYDECVARAQERLHASRRAIVTAMHTATVGARP, from the coding sequence ATGACACGTGTCGCCCTGCTCCACGCATACAGTCCCAGGAACTCAGGCGACGGCCTCCTCGTGCAGGAAGCCCTCACCTTCATCCACGAGTCCCTGGGCTCAGAGGTCGACATCGATCTTTTCGCCTCCCGCGCCGAGGACTTCGCCGAGCTGCGTCTGCCTCGCACGACCTGCATCTCGACGAAACCCACACGTCACGGCCTGAGCCGGGATTATCTTCGTCGTATTTCCCACCTGGACTCATACGATCTCGTCGTGGGGGTGGGCGGAGCATATCTGCGCTTCGGCCAGCCCATCGAAGCACTCAAGAGCTGGCTGGTCCACGTACCGCAGCTGTACCTCGCGTCCAGGACCACGACTCCAACCGTCTACCTGCCCCAGAGCTGTGGCCCGTTCGGTCCGCTCTCCAGACACGTCGTTCCCCGAATGATGTCGCGCATGGACCATGCGTGGTTGCGAGACGATCGGTCGATCGCCCAGTGCCGTATGGATCACGCTCACCGTGCCCCCGACTGCGCCTTGCTGAGCCTCAACCGCATCCAGCTGCCTTTCGACGACATGGCATTGCCCATTGTTGGCAGCCGAACCCTACGCGGACATGCGAACCAGTCCGTCGCAGAGCTGGCCAGGCTCGTAGGCCCCGTCGACGGACTGGTGCAAAGTGCTGTGGGGGCCAACAATGACGCACCCACGACGAGCAGGATCGCCACCGGGGAACTCTTTGACCAAGCGGGGTTGCAGGCTCTGGACCGCGCCCGCGTCGTCGTCTCCGTTCGTCTGCATGGTGCCATCATGGCCCTGGCCGCCGGACACTACGTTGTCCACCTGTCCTACGAGCGCAAGGGATTCGGGGCGTTCGAGGATCTCGGTCTGACCGAGTACGTGCACAACGTCTACTCGTTCAGCCCCGCCACGGTGGCCAACCAGGTACGCGCCCTACAACAGAGCCCAGCGGCTCGCTCCCGCTACGACGAGTGCGTCGCACGTGCCCAGGAGCGGCTTCACGCCTCACGCCGGGCCATCGTGACAGCCATGCACACCGCGACGGTGGGGGCCCGCCCGTGA
- a CDS encoding glycosyltransferase family 4 protein: MRVSLSGRFIERNVGGNTTYARNLESGLIERGVEIEHIPYASSAPLTALRESLYGVNPPQQVQVIHYIADTGPLLPLRRPSVVTVHGLASRWTTVSRSRRAQAVWTARVRAAIHLCDHVITVSHSSANDIRDVFGVDPDDITVIPHGFDPKITAGPSEPPERLSHLEHEPFVLYLGNVEPRKNLVALAEAFDSPDLTGMKLVVAGRKAWDFEESIRAFEARDNIEYLGFVSDEERMWLYQHCAIFVFPSHYEGFGLPVLEALGAGTPVACTRNGSLAEVAGPSAVIEDTSREAIADGLARALADTAWLQKVRHDGPEWARQFSWDRSIDAHINVYRRLCA, from the coding sequence ATGAGAGTCAGCCTCTCGGGACGTTTCATCGAGCGAAATGTCGGCGGCAACACCACCTACGCTCGCAATCTCGAATCCGGTCTCATCGAGCGGGGGGTTGAGATCGAGCACATCCCGTACGCCTCATCAGCCCCGTTGACTGCTCTCCGGGAATCGCTCTACGGCGTGAATCCACCCCAGCAGGTGCAGGTCATCCACTACATCGCCGACACCGGGCCACTCCTTCCTCTCCGACGCCCCAGCGTCGTGACAGTGCATGGTCTGGCATCCCGATGGACGACCGTGTCCCGCAGCCGCCGTGCCCAGGCCGTGTGGACCGCGCGGGTGAGGGCGGCAATCCACCTGTGCGACCACGTCATCACCGTCTCCCACTCCAGTGCGAACGACATCCGTGACGTGTTCGGCGTCGATCCGGACGACATCACCGTCATTCCGCACGGATTCGACCCGAAGATCACGGCAGGTCCGTCGGAGCCACCGGAGCGGCTGTCCCACCTCGAGCACGAGCCTTTCGTGCTGTATCTGGGAAATGTCGAGCCTCGCAAGAATCTCGTCGCCCTCGCCGAGGCATTCGACTCACCGGACCTCACCGGAATGAAACTCGTCGTCGCCGGGCGCAAAGCGTGGGACTTCGAGGAATCCATTCGCGCCTTCGAGGCTCGTGACAACATCGAGTACCTGGGATTCGTGAGCGACGAGGAACGCATGTGGCTCTACCAACACTGCGCGATCTTCGTGTTCCCGAGCCATTACGAAGGTTTCGGTCTGCCCGTGCTGGAGGCGCTCGGTGCTGGTACGCCTGTGGCCTGCACCAGGAATGGGTCCCTGGCCGAGGTCGCCGGCCCGTCTGCCGTGATCGAGGACACCTCGCGGGAGGCCATCGCCGATGGTCTGGCGCGAGCTCTGGCCGACACGGCATGGCTGCAGAAGGTTCGCCATGATGGCCCGGAATGGGCACGTCAATTCAGCTGGGATCGATCGATCGACGCCCACATCAACGTCTACCGAAGGCTGTGCGCATGA
- a CDS encoding glycosyltransferase, producing the protein MDHGLLGTLGRSRGDLNAPDEKFLEVHALPDGHLARIRAIRSLVVAWQPDIIHAHSSFAGVYVRLAIRNSPRHRVVYTPHAYGFERLDIGPVKRAAIHAAEALLTRNTEVIAACSTREQKLAHDMHARRTVFVPNVAAAQFHTHDAVQSLPEHRVVTVMGRIVPQRDPEFICRVADELARSDRETTIQWIGDGDPDGVAALRRHGIKVTGWLDAADIMVRLEKSSAYLHPGRWEGFPVAILEAHAMGLPIIARDAAYLYDAPSGVRGSNPSEIAKALVSLVADESARRSNYALWSAHLNHNTSEAQRAALLEVYTPQSTPSSPDNHRRAS; encoded by the coding sequence ATGGATCATGGACTCCTCGGAACACTGGGTCGTTCACGTGGTGACCTCAACGCACCTGACGAGAAGTTCCTGGAGGTTCATGCTCTGCCCGACGGACACCTCGCCCGTATCAGAGCCATCCGCTCCCTGGTCGTCGCATGGCAACCCGACATCATCCACGCCCACTCCAGTTTCGCTGGAGTCTACGTGCGTCTCGCCATCCGCAACAGCCCTCGACACCGAGTGGTGTACACACCGCATGCCTACGGCTTCGAAAGACTTGACATCGGGCCGGTGAAGCGCGCAGCCATACACGCCGCTGAAGCCCTTCTGACACGCAACACGGAGGTCATTGCCGCGTGCAGCACACGGGAGCAGAAACTCGCCCACGACATGCATGCCAGACGGACCGTCTTCGTGCCCAATGTCGCGGCTGCACAATTCCACACCCATGACGCGGTGCAGTCATTGCCAGAACACCGTGTTGTCACCGTCATGGGCCGTATCGTCCCCCAACGGGACCCCGAGTTCATCTGTCGCGTGGCAGACGAGCTCGCACGAAGCGACCGCGAAACGACGATCCAGTGGATCGGGGACGGCGATCCTGATGGCGTGGCCGCCCTACGTCGGCACGGAATCAAGGTCACGGGATGGCTCGACGCCGCAGACATCATGGTCAGACTCGAGAAGTCCAGCGCCTACCTCCATCCTGGGCGCTGGGAGGGATTCCCCGTCGCCATCCTCGAGGCCCACGCCATGGGACTTCCCATCATCGCTCGGGATGCCGCGTACCTGTATGACGCCCCCTCCGGCGTCCGCGGATCGAACCCGTCCGAGATCGCCAAGGCCCTCGTGTCACTCGTGGCGGACGAATCAGCACGTCGGAGCAACTACGCGTTGTGGTCCGCCCATCTGAACCACAACACATCTGAGGCACAGCGGGCGGCTCTGCTCGAGGTCTACACTCCACAGAGCACCCCATCCTCCCCGGACAACCACAGGAGGGCATCATGA
- a CDS encoding O-antigen polymerase — protein MLHDGEPNGRHPLNRPSHSAPRRPAHLLPPESSSTYDHRPYVSPRRAILDGESCSDSRCASPEPAPRHATWAFWLEPRFIVIAFSGVLALCTLLYPASRFDNWSTSKYFHTPEFTLTVAAIVALCLGMTLATHVTPASRAGRVESDAEPHVIEGWYHALGLIVVLGYVSWAVIATARGATLELFLAVIHRDMGAISFLKQRLAPVSGVTTLTQVSCIVSALGAYRYTTTRKIGKLWCFVLLTGMFRALFYAERLALMEVVIPAVLVLIVTSHFMRNHRLLMNLIPVIGLAFLVIVFSASEYFRSWIFYSQSGDTSFVPWVLDRLLAYYTTSFNNNALFYSQVTGSPHPIYFTIPFVFDFPGFSSIFGAPSFGGLLPEDWWFSTLSWYATPEFNNSGSYLTPIADLGLIGGLTFWLILGISLGYVYRRAREGSDVALIAYSTLFLGLLELPRFTYWTLGRFFPAAVALIFFMGHSMTHDHSPVHKTSHQRHELRGFSR, from the coding sequence ATGTTGCACGACGGAGAACCGAACGGACGACACCCCTTGAACCGCCCCAGCCACTCAGCACCTCGGCGGCCAGCACATCTCCTTCCCCCAGAATCATCCAGCACCTACGACCATCGTCCCTACGTCAGCCCTCGTCGAGCGATCCTGGACGGCGAATCATGTTCAGACAGTCGCTGTGCCTCACCAGAACCTGCCCCTCGCCACGCAACCTGGGCCTTCTGGTTGGAGCCACGATTCATCGTCATCGCATTCTCCGGCGTACTTGCGTTGTGCACACTCCTCTACCCCGCAAGCAGGTTCGACAACTGGTCAACGAGCAAATATTTCCACACACCGGAGTTCACACTCACTGTGGCAGCCATCGTGGCTCTCTGCCTCGGCATGACGCTGGCAACCCACGTGACCCCTGCCTCTCGAGCAGGCAGAGTGGAGTCCGACGCCGAACCGCACGTGATAGAAGGGTGGTACCACGCCCTGGGTCTCATCGTCGTCCTGGGATACGTGTCCTGGGCCGTCATCGCCACTGCACGCGGAGCGACCTTGGAACTGTTCCTGGCCGTGATCCATCGGGACATGGGGGCCATCTCATTCCTCAAGCAACGTTTGGCTCCGGTCTCGGGAGTGACAACCCTCACACAGGTCTCCTGCATCGTGTCAGCCTTGGGGGCATATCGATACACCACGACCAGAAAGATTGGCAAACTCTGGTGCTTCGTCCTTCTGACGGGCATGTTCCGTGCATTGTTCTATGCGGAACGTCTTGCACTCATGGAGGTCGTCATCCCAGCGGTGCTTGTCCTCATCGTGACGAGTCATTTCATGAGGAATCACCGACTTCTCATGAATCTCATCCCCGTGATCGGACTCGCATTCCTCGTCATCGTCTTCTCCGCCTCGGAGTACTTCCGGAGCTGGATCTTCTACTCACAGTCCGGTGACACGTCATTCGTCCCATGGGTACTTGACAGACTGCTGGCCTACTACACGACGTCGTTCAACAACAACGCCCTCTTCTACTCCCAGGTGACCGGATCTCCACACCCCATATACTTCACCATCCCATTCGTCTTTGACTTTCCAGGATTCTCATCCATCTTCGGGGCACCATCATTTGGTGGTTTGCTACCGGAGGATTGGTGGTTCTCCACGCTGTCCTGGTATGCGACCCCCGAGTTCAACAACAGTGGGTCCTATCTGACGCCAATCGCCGATCTCGGTCTCATCGGCGGTCTGACATTCTGGCTCATACTTGGTATCTCCCTTGGCTACGTGTACCGGAGGGCACGAGAGGGTTCTGATGTGGCACTCATTGCGTACTCAACCCTCTTCCTCGGCCTTCTCGAACTGCCGCGGTTCACGTACTGGACCTTGGGAAGATTCTTTCCCGCAGCCGTGGCATTGATATTCTTCATGGGCCATTCGATGACCCATGACCATTCACCAGTTCACAAGACATCGCACCAGAGACATGAATTGAGGGGATTCTCACGATGA
- a CDS encoding sugar transferase yields the protein MLVLGDALAIASALMATLYIRIPDPDTPLAGARCLTYPTLALGLGSVWLVVLSTNGSHRIRLVGSGLQQYQLAMRGTLWVFGVLAVLSYLFKLSVSRSLFLIALPLGLILMCLERKVIRKVIQRSRKQGRFLIPTLVIGAGPEVERTVQTLRRNIAVGYAPAAVCLNGEEPQKCSDLPADLPVLGYPQLLKEVREFPLSAVVAAGGMSSVQTKQLSWDLEDCRTQLLFIPELIDVAGPRMSTYEAAGLNLVHVDLARYSGIKYLIKRVFDILASTVALIVFSPTMAVTALAIRLEDGGPVIFKQERIGENGKPFTIHKFRSMAVDAEARMAELIDANGGSALLFKMEDDPRITKVGRFIRKYSIDELPQFWTVLRGSMSIVGPRPQVQREVDEYEGPTHRRLLVKPGITGLWQIGGRSDLPLEEAIRLDLRYVENWSLLGDISIILKTVKVVLFPNGAY from the coding sequence GTGCTTGTCCTTGGCGATGCCTTGGCCATTGCCTCGGCGCTCATGGCAACGTTGTACATCCGCATACCCGATCCCGACACCCCTCTGGCCGGGGCTCGGTGCCTCACCTATCCGACGCTCGCCCTGGGCCTTGGGAGTGTGTGGCTCGTCGTCCTTTCCACCAATGGCAGCCATCGAATCCGACTGGTGGGCTCTGGCCTTCAGCAGTACCAACTGGCCATGCGTGGAACCCTGTGGGTCTTCGGCGTTCTGGCAGTTCTCAGCTACCTGTTCAAGTTGTCGGTGTCCCGATCCCTGTTCCTCATTGCGTTGCCCTTGGGACTGATCCTCATGTGCCTCGAGCGGAAGGTGATCCGGAAAGTCATCCAACGGTCCCGCAAGCAAGGACGATTCCTGATCCCGACACTTGTGATCGGGGCTGGCCCAGAGGTCGAGCGAACCGTCCAGACTCTTCGCCGGAACATCGCCGTCGGTTACGCACCTGCTGCCGTTTGCCTCAACGGGGAGGAACCACAGAAATGCAGTGACCTTCCTGCAGACCTGCCAGTACTCGGCTACCCACAGCTCCTCAAGGAGGTTCGCGAGTTTCCACTCTCTGCCGTGGTGGCCGCCGGCGGTATGTCGAGCGTGCAGACAAAGCAATTGTCCTGGGATCTTGAGGACTGTCGTACCCAGCTCCTCTTCATACCCGAACTCATCGATGTCGCCGGACCGCGGATGAGCACATACGAGGCAGCGGGGCTCAACCTCGTTCACGTCGATCTGGCCAGATACTCCGGAATAAAGTATCTCATCAAAAGAGTATTCGACATTTTGGCGTCAACTGTGGCCTTGATTGTCTTCTCACCAACCATGGCGGTCACGGCACTCGCCATCCGACTGGAGGACGGCGGACCAGTCATCTTCAAACAGGAACGCATCGGCGAGAATGGGAAACCCTTCACGATTCACAAATTCCGAAGCATGGCAGTGGATGCCGAAGCGCGTATGGCGGAACTCATCGACGCCAACGGTGGGTCTGCACTCCTGTTCAAGATGGAGGATGACCCAAGAATCACCAAGGTCGGCAGATTCATCAGAAAGTATTCCATCGACGAACTGCCCCAGTTCTGGACCGTCCTTCGAGGCTCGATGAGCATCGTCGGGCCACGTCCTCAAGTGCAACGCGAGGTGGACGAGTATGAGGGGCCAACTCATCGACGCCTGCTCGTCAAACCTGGGATCACGGGGCTGTGGCAAATTGGAGGGCGCTCAGACCTACCACTCGAGGAAGCCATCCGACTCGACCTCAGGTACGTCGAGAACTGGTCCCTTCTGGGAGACATCTCGATCATCCTCAAGACGGTCAAGGTCGTGCTGTTCCCCAACGGAGCATATTGA
- a CDS encoding LCP family protein, whose protein sequence is MDDDDELDLFGADEGVPPRRGMDAHRQDEESITEGVGAASSGHRRRAPVIFLCAVLAIILLVVGVLGYFLKHLTNGLDEINREPLTMPTASPRPSTATDGARTFVLLGSDSRGWDRGRSDSLMVAYLPADREHLYLISFLRDMWVTIPPNKVIGKPSQAKINAAYSWGGVPLTIQTLESLTNVRMDHAAVIDFTGFKELTTALGGVQVYNDQDSTIEGMHFPAGDITLKGNAALKYVRERRDLKNGDLDRARRQRDVLTAIIDKTLSAGTLANPSKFDDVATLAGRTMTVDDKLTNSEIRKLAMSLRFTSGDKVVQVQAPISGFGRSKDGQAYDVVDKEGLQELSDAMRNDTMDVYVENHPQ, encoded by the coding sequence GTGGATGACGATGATGAGCTTGACCTCTTTGGTGCCGATGAGGGTGTTCCCCCGCGGCGCGGTATGGATGCACACAGGCAGGACGAGGAATCGATCACCGAGGGCGTTGGAGCGGCATCATCGGGGCATCGTCGTCGTGCCCCAGTGATCTTCCTGTGTGCTGTGCTGGCCATCATCCTGCTTGTCGTCGGTGTTCTGGGCTATTTCCTCAAGCACCTCACCAATGGTCTGGACGAGATCAATCGGGAGCCTCTCACGATGCCCACCGCGAGCCCCCGCCCCAGCACGGCTACGGATGGCGCTCGAACCTTCGTACTCCTGGGATCGGACTCCCGGGGTTGGGATCGAGGTCGGTCCGACTCCCTGATGGTGGCATACCTGCCAGCGGATCGAGAGCATCTGTACCTCATCAGCTTCCTGCGTGACATGTGGGTGACGATCCCGCCCAACAAGGTCATCGGCAAACCTTCCCAGGCCAAGATCAACGCTGCATATTCGTGGGGTGGCGTGCCGCTGACCATTCAGACCCTTGAAAGTTTGACGAATGTACGCATGGATCATGCTGCCGTCATCGACTTCACTGGTTTCAAGGAACTCACGACCGCTCTTGGCGGTGTACAGGTGTACAACGATCAGGATTCCACCATTGAGGGCATGCACTTTCCAGCAGGAGACATCACGCTCAAAGGCAATGCGGCCCTCAAGTACGTCCGCGAACGCCGGGATCTCAAGAACGGCGATCTTGATCGTGCGCGCCGTCAGCGGGATGTCCTCACGGCCATCATCGACAAAACCCTCTCTGCGGGTACGCTCGCCAATCCCTCGAAGTTCGATGACGTCGCCACCTTGGCCGGACGTACCATGACCGTCGACGACAAGCTCACCAATTCGGAGATTCGCAAACTTGCCATGAGTCTGCGATTCACCTCCGGTGACAAGGTCGTGCAGGTGCAAGCCCCCATTTCCGGGTTTGGCAGGTCGAAGGACGGTCAGGCCTATGACGTCGTCGACAAGGAAGGGCTGCAGGAGCTCTCGGATGCCATGCGCAACGACACCATGGATGTGTACGTCGAGAATCACCCACAGTGA
- a CDS encoding alpha/beta fold hydrolase produces MDTITLTADDGAQIDVLIWRPGCQPRGFIQLVHGFAEYAARYDEFARCLAQSGWLVVANDHRGHGPRALADGTLGQAPDRGYHQIVDDLCRVTDDVRSQHPKLPWILVGHSMGSFLARIVAARRGREMTALVLLGTGASAGPLAKVARGAATSQIVMAGEDSASRVMETLIFGSMNLRFRPVRTRFDWLSRQASEVDAYCNDPLCGFTASVGLYRELVRLSETSNSSTILRAIPPRLPVLLMSGDSDPVGGNGRGVRRVAGELTANGVLQVDVHLEPDARHELLHERDREQTYRLLETWIGKTVEARSDHPRCAVSPR; encoded by the coding sequence ATGGACACCATCACCCTCACTGCCGACGACGGTGCGCAGATTGACGTGCTCATCTGGCGGCCTGGTTGTCAACCGCGTGGATTCATCCAACTGGTGCACGGGTTCGCCGAGTACGCTGCTCGCTACGACGAGTTCGCACGTTGCCTGGCGCAGTCTGGCTGGCTCGTGGTGGCCAACGATCACCGTGGCCACGGACCGCGGGCACTGGCGGACGGCACCCTCGGGCAGGCCCCCGACCGGGGCTACCATCAGATCGTTGACGACCTGTGTCGAGTGACCGATGATGTGCGCTCCCAGCACCCGAAGCTGCCCTGGATCCTCGTGGGTCATTCGATGGGGTCGTTCCTGGCGCGGATCGTCGCAGCTCGTCGGGGCCGGGAAATGACTGCGCTCGTGCTACTGGGGACCGGAGCTTCAGCAGGCCCATTGGCGAAGGTGGCTCGTGGTGCGGCGACCAGCCAGATTGTCATGGCTGGTGAGGATTCTGCCAGTCGAGTGATGGAGACCCTGATCTTTGGCTCCATGAATCTTCGGTTTCGTCCCGTTCGTACCCGGTTCGACTGGCTCAGCCGACAGGCCAGTGAGGTGGACGCCTACTGCAATGATCCACTGTGCGGATTCACTGCCTCGGTGGGGCTGTACCGGGAGCTGGTTCGGCTCAGTGAGACGAGCAACTCCAGTACGATCCTACGAGCCATTCCACCGCGGCTGCCGGTACTGCTCATGAGCGGTGACAGCGATCCGGTCGGCGGCAACGGCAGGGGAGTGCGTCGCGTGGCCGGTGAGCTTACGGCGAACGGGGTGCTCCAGGTGGACGTCCATCTGGAGCCTGATGCTCGACATGAGCTGCTGCACGAACGAGACCGGGAACAGACGTATCGGCTTCTGGAGACGTGGATCGGCAAGACGGTTGAGGCTCGCTCGGACCATCCCCGATGTGCGGTCTCACCAAGGTGA
- the mutA gene encoding methylmalonyl-CoA mutase small subunit — MTDPDNVSTPAKVDMPETLTLAGDFPAPTQEQWHKEVLKVLNRGRPEGKQLNLEKGMARLQPTTVDGVKIEPMYTRQDAPEDLGAPGVPPFTRGTTIRTGVIDSWDVRALHEDPDVAFTRKAILTDLERGVTSIWLRVGDDAIAASDIDSVLEGVLLNLAKIEVSSRDDQAVAADALLAAIEKSDAKKDEISFNLGIDPIGSAAINGGEPDLSGLSEWVKKVDGYKNARPIVVDATVYHNAGAGDVAELAWAIATGVEYVRALIEQGLTAEQAFDSINFRVSATHDQFLTISRLRALRTLWNRVGEVFEVPAGKRGARQEAVTSWRELTRDDPYVNILRGTISTFGAAVGGAEAITTLPFDDAIGLPKSDFSRRIARNTGIILSEESNIGRVNDPAGGSFYVESLTKSLADAAWAEFQSVEAAGGMAAALTGDHVRTELDKLNTERAKRLATRKQPITAVSEFPLLDAKTVETKPFPQGAPHNGLQWHRDAEVFEALVDRSATCAERPKVFLACLGTRRDFGPREGFSAPVWHIAGLETPECEGGTTEEVVKAFKESGAQIADLCSNAKTYAEQGLEVVKALKDAGAKAVYLSGAFKEFGDDAAAAEELVDGRVFLGMNVVDTLSSVLDTMGVAK; from the coding sequence ATGACTGATCCCGACAACGTCTCGACGCCGGCCAAGGTCGACATGCCCGAGACGCTCACCCTCGCCGGTGACTTCCCGGCCCCGACCCAGGAGCAGTGGCACAAGGAGGTGCTCAAGGTCCTCAACCGTGGGCGTCCCGAGGGCAAGCAGCTCAACCTCGAGAAGGGCATGGCACGTCTGCAGCCGACCACGGTCGACGGCGTCAAGATCGAACCCATGTACACCCGCCAGGATGCTCCCGAGGACCTCGGAGCTCCCGGCGTTCCCCCGTTCACCCGTGGTACCACCATTCGTACCGGCGTCATCGACTCCTGGGACGTGCGTGCCCTGCACGAGGACCCCGATGTCGCCTTCACCCGCAAGGCGATCCTCACCGATCTCGAGCGTGGTGTCACCTCCATCTGGCTGCGAGTCGGTGACGACGCCATTGCCGCCTCCGACATCGATTCCGTGCTCGAGGGTGTGTTGCTCAACCTGGCCAAGATCGAGGTTTCCAGCCGCGATGACCAGGCCGTTGCCGCCGATGCCCTGCTGGCTGCCATCGAGAAGTCCGACGCCAAGAAGGATGAGATCTCGTTCAACCTGGGCATCGACCCGATCGGTTCAGCTGCCATCAATGGTGGCGAGCCCGACCTGTCCGGACTCTCCGAATGGGTCAAGAAGGTTGACGGGTACAAGAATGCTCGACCGATCGTCGTCGACGCGACCGTGTACCACAACGCCGGTGCCGGTGACGTCGCCGAGCTCGCCTGGGCCATTGCCACCGGTGTCGAGTACGTGCGTGCCCTCATCGAGCAGGGGCTGACTGCCGAGCAGGCCTTCGACAGCATCAACTTCCGGGTGTCTGCCACCCATGACCAGTTCCTCACCATCTCGCGACTGCGTGCCCTGCGTACCCTGTGGAACCGCGTCGGTGAGGTCTTCGAGGTTCCCGCAGGCAAGCGTGGTGCACGTCAGGAGGCCGTCACCAGCTGGCGTGAGCTCACCCGCGACGATCCCTACGTCAACATCCTGCGTGGCACCATCTCCACCTTCGGTGCCGCCGTCGGCGGTGCCGAGGCCATCACGACGCTGCCCTTCGACGACGCCATCGGCCTGCCGAAGAGTGACTTCTCGCGTCGTATTGCCCGCAACACCGGCATCATCCTCTCCGAGGAGTCGAACATCGGCCGCGTCAACGATCCGGCTGGTGGCTCCTTCTACGTCGAGTCGCTCACCAAGTCCCTGGCAGATGCTGCCTGGGCTGAGTTCCAGAGCGTCGAGGCCGCTGGTGGCATGGCGGCAGCCCTCACCGGTGACCATGTCCGCACCGAGCTCGACAAGCTCAACACCGAGCGTGCCAAGCGGTTGGCCACTCGTAAGCAGCCGATTACGGCCGTCAGCGAGTTCCCGCTGCTGGACGCCAAGACCGTCGAGACCAAGCCGTTCCCGCAGGGTGCACCCCACAACGGGCTGCAGTGGCATCGCGATGCCGAGGTCTTCGAGGCCCTCGTCGATCGCTCCGCCACCTGCGCCGAGCGTCCGAAGGTCTTCCTGGCCTGCTTGGGGACTCGTCGCGACTTCGGCCCCCGTGAAGGATTCTCCGCCCCGGTGTGGCACATCGCTGGCCTGGAGACCCCCGAGTGCGAGGGAGGCACCACCGAGGAGGTCGTCAAGGCCTTCAAGGAGTCCGGTGCCCAGATCGCCGACCTGTGCTCCAACGCCAAGACCTACGCCGAGCAGGGACTTGAGGTCGTCAAGGCTCTCAAGGACGCCGGTGCCAAGGCCGTCTACCTCTCCGGTGCCTTCAAGGAATTCGGTGACGACGCCGCAGCAGCCGAAGAGCTCGTCGATGGACGCGTCTTCCTCGGGATGAACGTCGTCGACACCCTCTCCTCCGTTCTCGACACAATGGGAGTTGCCAAGTGA